In the Catenovulum adriaticum genome, TCTTAATTACAAGTTTTAATGACAAGTTTTAATTTAGCCTAAGTCTTTATTTAACTTATATTAAAAACCCTGCTAGCCTTTTTAGTAGGGTTTTTTTTTGGATAAAATAATGGATAAAACAATTCAAAAAGTAGTGATTGTTGGTGGTGGGACCGCAGGTTGGATGACAGCCGCCATGCTGAAAAAAATATTGGGTAATACAATTGAGATTGAGCTTGTCGAATCAGAAACGATTGGCATAGTCGGAGTTGGCGAAGCGACCATTCCGCCTATTCAGATCTTTAACCAAGTATTAGGTTTGAATGAAGCTGAGTTTTTAAAAGCAACTCAAGCGACGATCAAACTCGCCATTAAATTTGATAATTGGCGTGTCAATGGCGAATCTTATTATCATACATTTGGTGCCCCAGGCAAAAGTTTGGCTTTTTGTCCTTTTCATCACTTCTGGTTAAAGGGAAAAGCATTGGGTATTCAAGATGACATATGGCAATATGATTTTAACTACTGGTGTGCAAAGCACAATAAGTTTGCCAAGCTAAATGCTCAAGACCCTGTTTATGATTTGCCTTATGCTTATCATTTTGATGCCACCTTGTATGGCCAATATTTGCGTCAATTTAGTGAAAATTTAAAGGTTAAGCGCACTGAGGGCATTATTAAAAAAGTTAATACGAACTCAGCTACAGGGTATGTGGAAACGCTTCAGCTTGAAAATGGTGAGTTAATTAGTGGCGATTTGTTTGTTGATTGTTCAGGCGCAAGAGGGCTATTAACACATAAAACATTCAACACAGGTTATGAAGACTGGAGTCACTGGCTGCCTTGTGACAAAGCTGTTGCGGTACCGTCTGAACGTTTTGTGCAAACCTTACCTTATACCCGTTCGATAGCCCATAAAGCGGGCTGGCAATGGCGGATTCCTTTACAACATCGAAACGGCAATGGGCTGGTTTACTCCAGTCAATATTATACGGATGATGAAGCGGAAAATTTATTGCTTAATAATTTAGAATCTAAACCCCTAGCCGCCCCTAAGTTTATTCAGTTTAGAACTGGGAGAACACTCAAACAGTGGAACCGAAACGTGGTTGCGATTGGGTTGTCTAGTGGTTTTTTAGAGCCTCTAGAATCTACCAGTATTTATTTGATTCAATCGGCAATTGTGCGTTTGTTAAAGCTGTTTCCGCATCAAGGCATTAATGATGAATTGGTTGGTGAGTATAATCGGCAATCAAAGCTTGAATATGAATTAATTCGTGATTTTATTATCCTGCATTATCATCAAAATGAACGCACAGATAGCCAATTTTGGTTAGACATGCAACGGATGGATGTGCCCAGACGTCTTAAACAAAAAATGGCACTTTTCAAACAAAATGGTAGCGTATTTCAAGATCAATTAGATATCTTTTTAGATTCATCCTGGATTCAAGTGATGCTAGGGCAAGGGATTGAACCGAACGATTATCATCCATTAGTCAATGCGTATTCAGATGAGCAATTAATTCAGCTATTGGTCAATATGAGAAATGCTAAAGCAAATCCGGTTGAATCAATATCAACCCATGATGAATTTTTGAAAAGCATGGTGTAATCAGCAATGGATAATAAAATTTCACCAACTGCAATAAAAAAACGCTTAGTCATACTGGGGGGCGGTACCGCAGGTTGGATGGCTGCCAACCTATTTGCAAAAGAGTTGTCAGAATTTTTTGATATTTATGTCGTTGAGTCGCCCGAGATTGGAATTGTTGGTGTTGGTGAGGGGTCAACGCCAACACTAAAACGGTTTTTTGAGATGCTGAACATCGCTGAATTTGAGTGGATGGCAAAGTGTAATGCAACTTATAAAACAAATATCCGTTTTACTGGCTGGAGTCCGCAATCTGGCGTCAGTAATTACAGCCATCCTTTCACGACCCAGGTTGACGTTTTTACTAAAAAAGCATTTCAAGTAAATTGTTTAACCCGCCGATTAGGCTTGAATGTGAATACTAAGCCTGAAGATTTTTTCTTAAATGGGGTTTTGGCGAAGCAAAATAAACAACCAGTTTCGCCAGAGCACTTTCCATTCAAAATAGAATATGGTTATCATTTTGATTCTTATTTGCTGGGACAATTTTTAAAAGAACATGCGATTAAACTGGGAGTGACTCATTTACAGCAAAAAGTGATTGATGTTGAGCAAACAGTAAGTGGTGATATCGCAGCGTTATTACCCGAACAGGGTAGTAAAATTATAGGGGGCTTTTTTGTTGATTGTACCGGGTTTGCTAGTCTCCTGATGCAAAAAACACTCAATGTCGGGTTTAAATCTTTTAAAGATAATTTATTTAACGACTCGGCTGTTGTTGTACCCAGTACCATGGATGATAAGGCCTTGGTAGAAACTCAATCTATCGCACTTTCAAATGGTTGGGCCTGGAAAATCCCACTAACAAACCGCTACGGCAATGGGTACGTTTATAGCTCTGATTTTATATCAGCAGAACAAGCGCAAGCTGAATTGTTAAATTTAGTTGGCGAATCAGCCAACCAAGACAAAATTAAACATTTAAAAATGCGAGTGGGTCAACTGGAGGCGCATTGGAAAAATAACTGTATTGCACTGGGGTTATCTCAAGGGTTTATTGAGCCATTAGAAGCCACCGCGCTTCATTTAGTTCAGGTTTCTATTGAGTTGTTTATTCAGCACTACAAAGAAAGCGAGTCTACTCAACATCAGCAAAACTATAATACAAAAATTAAAGACCGATTTGAGCGTGTCAGAGATTATATTGTTGCTCATTATAAATTAAATACTCGAATAGATAGTGAGTATTGGCGAGCCAATCAAGCTAATATGGTTTTGTCAGAGTCGTTGCGACACATTTTAGATGTTTGGTTTAGGCGTGGCGATATTGAAAAAGAAATTGAACGGCAACAATTGCAAACTCACTTTAATGCACAATCTTGGCATTGTTTGTTAAGTGGTTATGGCGCTTACCCTCCGCTTGCCAAAAAACAACCCGCCTTAGGTAAAGGGGATTTATATCTGGAAGAAAATATAAAGTCTTTTTTAGACCGTTGTGCATTAAATTTTTAAATAGTGAGAATGAATCAATTCAGTTTGACCGGAGGCAAAACAGGATTGATTCGGTATTGGGACGAGCCAATTATGATATTCCTGGTTTAACCAGTATTCAACCGCTTGAACTATTTTGGCAAAAACCTTGTGTGGTCGACTCTGAATTTTTTGAAGTTTATAAAGAGGCGTTAAAAGCGCACACGCAAATTAATGGCAGTTTTTATCGCAATATAGATTTAACTTGTACCCAAGTAATCGAATATTTACAATTAAATCAGGTTAAAGTTGAAAATGTGTATCAAGCTCCAACTCAAGTTGACGTTATAGAAAAGCCAGCTGTCATTGAACAAGCCCCATTAAGAGCTGTTAATTAAGTTAATTTAACGGCCCGTTAAATTAACTTAAAAAAGCAGCTTGTTTTAAGCTGTATTTTATCGATTGAATGGTTACAATGCTTATTCTTAGCTCGAACAGGCGCTATTAATCAATATGTTAGTTAAGGCTGCATCGCTTCTTATTATTAACATAAAAAAGTTAGCCTAATTCTATCGCTCTAACTCTTATATTTTAGGCCACATAAACTATGTCTGAACAACTAACCAGTCAACAAATCGAATTTGCGTTTTACCGTGAAGTTGCGGAAAATAAAATGCTTTATACCATTATTGATGATAAAGGTATTCCAACACCCACAAATAGTGAAGGCGAGTTGGTGATGCCTTTTTGGTCTAACCAACAAAATGCACTTAATTTTATTGAGCAAAGCTCTGGCTTTAATGGGTTTAAAGTATTTGAAGTAGACTGGGAAACTTTTAGTGAAAAATGGATTCCTGGCATTGCAAAAGATGATTTAATGGTAGGGTTAAATTGGCAACAGGCAGAAGCTGAAAACTGTGTTAGTGAAGTTGAACTGCTTCTGCAAGGTGTGGTTCAGTGTTTAAAATCTCAGCCTATTAAACGAAAATAAACTTTTAATACATGTGCAAGTCAACTTAAACAGTCCCTTTTTTAATGAGAAATAAGTAGGGCTTTTCGTTGGTTTGCATCGCCACTAACGTGTGATCCATAAACCGACAAAAACTGGGTATATCTCGTGTGGTTGATGGATCATCTGCTTTAATTAATAACGTTTCACCAGTGGGCATTTTCCGTACTGCTTGTCTTAGCATCATCACGGGTTCAGGGCATAATAAGCCTAGCGCATTTAACTGGTGATCGGCTTGTTCAAATGGGTTCATTACGCTTATTTCTGGATTTCTAAAATGAGTTGCTTAGTTTAATCACCCTTGCCGTGATATCCAAGTCAAATGCGCTTAAATTGAGGTTTTAATGAAAAAATTATTAGTAATAGGTTATGTATGGCCTGAACCTAATTCATCAGCAGCTGGTCGCTACATGCTAAATTTACTCCATTTTTTTATTAAATTAGATTATAAAATTATTTTTGCGAGTCCCGCAGCAGAAAGTGATCACAGATACCCCTTTGAGCAGTTGGGCATTGATAAAGCGGAGATAAAACTTAACTCAAGTTGCTTTGATGATTTTATTACAAAGCTTAAACCGGATGTGGTGTTATTTGATCGCTTTATGATGGAAGAGCAGTTTGGCTGGCGAGTGGCTAAGCATTGCCCTAAAGCTATCCGAATGCTCGACCTGGAAGATTTACAGTCTCTTAGAAAAGCCCGTAAAACCGCGCTTAAACAGCAACGAGAAGCAGATTTTAGTGATTTTCAATCTGACATAGGTTTGCGCGAAATCGCGGCCATATGGCGTGTTGACTTAGCTTTTGTTATTTCACGTTACGAAATGTCACTGCTGATTAATGAGTTCAACCTGCCTGAGCAAAAACTGTTTTATTTACCTTTTACCTTGGAGAAAGTGCCAGCCTTATCTGCGTTAGTCTCTTTTGAGCAAAAGCAAGATTTTATTTGTATTGGTAATTTTCGGCATGAGCCAAATTGGGATGCGGTGTTATATCTAAAAGAGCATATCTGGCCTAAAATTCGTGCCCAATTAAAAACGGCTCAGTTACATATCTATGGTGCTTATCCACCTAAAAAAGCAACCCAATTACATAATGAAAAACAGGGTTTTTTGGTAAAAGGCTGGGCAGAAGATGCGATGAAAGTTATGCAACAAGCCAAAATTTGTTTAGCGCCACTTAGGTTTGGTGCCGGTTTAAAAGGTAAACTCTTTGAGGCAATGTTAGCTGGTACGCCTAGTGTAACAACCTCAATAGGGGCTGAAGCTATGTCAGCTGAGTTGCCTTGGCCAGGCGCAATTTATGATGATGTTGACAAGTTTGCAAATGCTGCGGTCCAATTATATCAAGACGAAACTCAATTTCGAGCGTGCCAAGCACAAGGGTTAGACATTTTAGCGACTGAGTACTTAAGCCAAGCTTACTTTAGTCAGTTTGAAGCTAAATTAGAGCACTTAGCTGAACAGTTAACGCAACACAGAGCTAATAACTTTATTGGGAATATGCTAATGCACCATTCAATGAAAAGTACACAATATATGGCTCAGTGGATTGAAGCAAAAAATAAATAACTTAATTTTAGTTTGATGCAACTAATGAATGCTTAAGCGTCTTTTAAAAAAGCTCTTAGCTGAATTTGATTGCCATCTGAATCGCAAATATTTGCAACTGAAAACAAAGGATTTGACCAAACCCCTTCCAATGATTGACCACCCAAGGCTTCAGCTTTTCTCTGAATCTCTTCGAGATTATCCTCAGTTAGAAATAACTTAACCGAATTAAGGTTATTTTCGGGTATGGTAAACGGTGGTACATGAATGACAATATTTAAACTACCTTGCCCTAAACTAATTAAGTCTTTGGTTTCTAATATAATTTTCATTGAAAAGAGTTCAATATAAAAACTAGCAAGAGATTTTATATTATTTGAGTATATTAAAATGCCATGCTTGGCTGGCCCGTTCATTTTGTCTCCGTGTACAGTGAGTGCTTTTTAGTTAATTAATTTAAATTCAGGTTAATTAAGCTCAACTTGAATATTATCAATTAACCGAGTTTTCCCCAAGTAGGCTGCAGCGATGATAACGAAGGCTCTGGTATGCTGAGTGGCAGCTTGTAAGGTATCTCGGTTTAGCACCCGTAAATAATCAGGCATTAATCCAGCCGCTTTTACTTTTTGTTGAGCCTGTTCACTGAGTTGCTCAAAGTTTTTATTACCTTGTTCAAGCTCGGTTTTCAACTGAGTCAAGGTTTGATATATCACAGCAGCTTGTTGTTTTTCTTTAGCTGATAAATAGCCATTTCGACTACTTTTAGCTAGCCCTGACTTTTCTCTAACGGTTGGTACACCTATCACTGTTACGGGAATAGATAAGTCTTCAACCATGATTTTAATCAGCGCGAGTTGTTGAAAGTCTTTTTCACCAAAACAGGCAACATCTGGCTGCACTAAATTAAAAAGCTTATTAACAATAGTTGTCACCCCTTGGAAATGTCCGGGGCGAGAATCTCCACAATATAAATTAGATAGCTCTGGTACTTCAACCCAGGTTTGCTTAGCCAGCCCTTTTGGATAAATGATATCTGGTGTTGGGGTAAACAATAAATCTACGTCAAGCGCTTGTAAAGCTTGGCTATCGTCAGTTAAGGTCCTGGGGTAGGCATCTAAATCTTCGTTTTGGCCAAATTGCATTGGATTTACAAAAATACTCACCACAATTTTATCGGCTTGTGCTTTAGCGGCTTCTACTAAGCTCAAATGACCTTGATGTAAATTGCCCATGGTTGGCACAAATCCAATGGTTAAACCTTGTTTTTTCCAATCTGAAATTTGTGCTCTAAGTGCAGTAATTTGGTTAATAGTTTGCATAGTTAATAGTTTACATAAAAGTAAGTTACTGATGGCTAAGTATGGGTTGATTATATTTGGCAGTGGCAGTGAGCAAAGTTAAACCATTTTTTGGGACTTGGTTTAACAATTGGCTTAACTCCATACCGCAAGGAAGTGTTAATTCAGGCGCTAACTCAGCAAGCGGATACAATACAAATTCACGGGTTTTCATGCCGTAATGTGGTACGGTTAATCGCTCATTTTGAATTTGCTGTTGGCCAAATAAAATAATATCTAAGTCAAGGGTTCTGGCGCCCCAGCGTTCAGCTTTACGTTCGCGGCCGTGATCTTGCTCTATTTGCTGTAATGCATCTAGCAATTCAAGTGCGCTAGCAGACCAATTTAATTGTACTACGGCGTTTACATAGTCTGGTTGATCTTGTGGACCCATAGGTTTACTACCGTATAACGACGAGACCGAAATATCTGCCGCACTAGGTAGTGCTTGCAACGCTAAAGTAGCTTGTTTTATTTGAGCTAATGGGTTTGCTAAATTACTACCTAAACCTATATAACAAAGAGTCATGATTCTGTCTTTTTAGATCGTCTTGGTTTACGCTTACGAGAACGTTTTTGCTCGTTTACACCAATCTGGCTCAATAATATTTTTTGTTGAGCTTCATCACTTTGTTGGATTTCTGTCCACCATTGACCAATATTAACCAGTTCACCTTGTTCAACCTGAGATCTGAGTAATAAAAAGTCGTAAGCAGCTCTAAATTTGGGGTTTTCTAATAGTTTTAAACAACGTTTGCCAGCTCGTTTTTCTAAGCGCGCTTGCATAAACCAAATTTCTCTTATCGTACTTGAAAAACGTTTTGGTATGACGACATTGTATTGGCCGCTATCAAGTACCGCGCTAATCGCTAAAGAGATAGCATCGTGTTCAGGTACGTCTTCGTCTAAATAATGTTGTTTGCCTGCTTCTACTTCATACCAGAGTAGTGCTGCAAATAAAAAGGCAGGGGTGATTCTTAAGCCTTTATTAATTCGAGCATCTGTATTGGTTAATGCTTGACAAATAAGCTGGTAAGTTTTGCTTTCAGAGTGTTCAACAGCTTGGGCTAAATTTGGGAATATTTGCTGAAATAACTGGTATTCAACTAGTAATTTAAAGGTATCTAAACCTTGGCCAGATAATAATAGTTTTAAGCATTCTTCAAATAGACGCGCTTTAGGAATATTTTGTAATAACGGAGCAAGCGATTTAATAGGATCGCGAGTGGGTTCGGTTATTTGCATATTCAGTTTAACGGCAAAACGGATAGCTCTGAGCATACGCACCGGATCCTCACGGTAACGAGTTTCAGGATCACCAATTAAATCTAATTGTTTATTTTGAATGGCGTCAACGCCACCCCAATAATCATGAATGCTAAAGTCGGCGATATTGTAATAAAGTGCGTTAGCTGAAAAATCTCGTCGCTCAGCATCTTCATTTATGCTGCCGTAAACGTTATCTCGCAGTAGTTGCCCATGTTCTGATTGTTTGCCGGTTTTTGCATCGTCATCGTGGTGTCCACGTAAAGTTGCCACTTCAATGACATCTCGGCCAAATACGATATGCGCTAATCTAAACCGTCGGCCAATTAAACGACAGTTATTAAACAGCCCTTTGATTTGCTCAGGTGTTGCATTAGTTGCAATATCAAAGTCTTTTGGTTGCAAACCTAATAATATATCACGCACACCACCGCCAACTAAATAGGCGTCATATCCGCCATCTTTTAAACGGTATAATACTTTTAGTGCATTCTTACTGATATGCTTGCGAGATATATTGTGTTCAGATCGTGGGATGACTCTTAACTGGCTTTTATAATTAGCCGATTGATTTTTGCCCATTATTTTTTTACACAAACCGATTACGCGACTGATAATAGCTTTGCCCTTTAACTGTTAAAACTGGCGCAATGATATACCAGACAGACAAAAATGAGAATTTTTTAAGCATGAATTTAGTCTATAAGCGAAGATTTAATCAATATTCGTTAATTTTTGGGGACTTTGTTCAATTGCCAATGGTGGATACCCCAATTTAAAATTTCTTGATTTGACTCTAATTTGAGCTCTTTCGGTGGATTTTGGCCTAAACGTGAAAGCACTTCGACTAATAAACTCGCAGAGTTTTTGCTATCTAATGCAGGTGCGCCGGTTTGTTTGCTTAGCTTACGACCATCTTGACCTAAAATAAGCGGAATATGTGCATAATAAGGCGGACTTATTTTAAGTGCTTGATATAAAGCCAGTTGCCAAACTGTGGTGTCTATTAAATCCTGGCCTCGAACAATATGAGTGATGCCTTGAAAAATATCGTCCAGTACAACAGCTAGTTGGTAAGCAAACAATCCGTCTCTGCGTCGAATAATAAAGTCCTCTGCAGATCTTGCAGAATCTATAACAACCTGGTTGTGAATTAAGTCGTGAAATTCGTTAAATGGATTGTTATTAACAAAGCGGATTGCACTGTCTTTTGTTGGAATGTTTAGGTGGCGACAGTGGCCATTATATATACCACCTGAGGCTCTAATGTGTTTTCGTGGGCAGCGACACGCATAAGCTTGCTGCCTAGTTAACCAGCGTTCAAGTTGCTTTTGGTAATCATCTAAACGGTCGCTTTGAAATAAGACTGGTTGATCAGAAACTAAATTAAAATCACTTAACTGTTCAATTATAAGTTCATCAGCGCCGGGCATTTCTCTGGGTGGATCTAGGTTTTCCATACGGATAAGCCAAGTGCCTTGATTCGCTTTGGCGTCTAAATAACTTGCAACGGCAGCTATTAGCGAACCTAAATGTAGAGGACCAGAAGGTGAGGGCGCAAAACGGCCTATATATGGTTTCATGTAGAATGATTAAGACAAGTGAAATTGAACGCCATAAGCGGTTCAATTTAAAAGATAACTAAACAAAAAATGACCTTGATTTGGCCCAAGGTCATTTATTAATAAACGCAGCATTATAATCCTGCGTTTTGTTTCTCTTTAATTTCAGAGAGTGTTTTACAGTCAATACATAAATCTGCAGTTGGTCTCGCTTCTAAGCGACGTATGCCTATTTCAACACCGCACTCTTCGCAAAAACCAAAATCGTCATTTTCAATTAACTGTAGCGTTTTTTCGATCTTTTTGATCAATTTACGCTCACGGTCACGAGTTCTTAATTCTAAACTAAATTCCTCTTCCTGCGACGCACGGTCAACCGGATCCGGAAAATTAGCAGCTTCATCTTGCATATGGTGCATGGTTTTATCAACCTCTGCACGTAATTGGCTTCGCCATGTGGTCAGTATTTTTTTGAAATGCTCTAATTGCTGTTCATTCATATACTCCTCACCAGCCAATGGTTGGTAAGGTTGTAGACCTGCCTGAGCTATTATGCCAGTTGCTTTATTTTTTGTGCCAGCGGGCATCTCACTTCTCCTAATCAATCGCCAGCTTATTGCTAGACGGCTATCTATATCAAAAAGAATCTGAGTAAGCAATCTAAAAAATTAACGATTATTAATTTATAGCTTCAAATCGTTGATAATGCACTCAAACCATTCATTAATAGCAGAAATTTTAAACAACTTGGTCAATAAACGTAAATTCTAGACAAATAGGTAAACTAAAACACTTTTGTTACTTGGTATGTTGATTTACCCATTATCTAAAGTTTAAGTTAAATGAATTCTGCGATGTGAGCCTTATATTGGGATTAACTTTTATTTTTAAATAGGTAAAATGAAAAAACGCCTCTTAAGAGGCGTTTTTTTGAACGGTTAGCTGCTTCCTGTGGTGCGTCCTGCTGATTTCCATGGATTTAGTCTCCGACTAAAACTCGCATCCAGCGTGTCCTTTTCCTTTTACTTTCATCCTGAATGTCTGGCATCTTGCCTAGTCCTTATTTTCCCTACTTCCTTTGTTTGCGTCCTGCGATATAAATACTAGACGAATTGGCTATTTGTTCCAGCACCTATACAAGATATATATTTAGCATAAATTCACGTTGTAAACTAATATACTTACTAAACAATTAGTTAAAGTGTGAACTAGGACTATTTCCACGTGTTTTAACCGTAAAGGCTTTCACTGAGTGAAGATATCTCTTACAGCTTGCACAGCGAATGACTAATTCTTGTATGTACTGCACTGTGAATTATTTTAGAGATAAGGGATATTTTAGGGAGAAAAGATGATGAGCGTATTATTAGCTCATCATCAAATTTGTGGATGTTATTGGCGTATGCCTTCGACATGTAAATCTAAATAAACATGAGTAGAGGCTGGGCCTAAATTAAAATCAATACCATAATCTTTTAATGCAAACTCAGTAGTACCACTAAAACCAGCGCGATAACCACCCCAAGGGTCTTTACCTTCACCTATCTTGCTCGCCATAATGCTTAAGTCATTGGTAACACCATTTAGCGTAAATTTTCCTTTAATTTCAAACTTTCCATCTTTTGCGGGCGTAATAGATGTGCTTACAAATTTAGCAGTTGAATGTTTGCTGGTATCTAAAAAATCTTCACCGCGCAAATGTTTATCTCGTCTAGCGTGGTTGGTATCAACACTACTGGTATCTATGCTGACTGATACTTTAGCCTGTTCAAGGTTATCTGGTTCATAGCTAAATTTGCCTTCAAACTGGTTGAAACGACCTTGTAGCCAACTGTAACCAAGGTGTTTTACTTTAAAATTAATTGAGGCGTGAGCACCTTTCTGGTCGTCATCTATAACATAGTCTGCGGCAATTGCAGAATGAGATAAGGTCATGCCAAGTAATGCAGCCGATAACAAACTGGTTCGTATTTTACTCATAACTCTTCCTTATTTTAGGGGGGTGATACGTTTAATAATGTGATCTTTATAAAAAAACTGATGTTGCACAAAAGCTAATATGTGCAGTATTACCGTGCAGATGAGCAAGTAAGCCGTATATTGATGGACTAAGCCTGCATTGTCTGCCTGAATATCTCCATAGCTTATTAAGGCTGGTACCGAAAACCAATCAAATACAAGGACGGGTTTGCCACTGGCGGTAGACATTAAATAGCCGCTGACTAGTATAATAAAAATACAAACATACATTAATATATGAGTAAATTCAGCTGCTTTATGTTGCCATTTTGGGATATTACTGACGGGTTCCGGCTGTGTTTGAACGCACCGGGCTATAATTCTGACGAATAGAATTATAAATAACAGTATTCCTAGGCTTTTATGTATATCTGGTGCGCGTTGGTACCATGTGTGGTAATAACTTAATTCCACCATCCAAATACCTAAGATAAATAAGCCTATTATTAAAGGTGCTGATAGCCAGTGGATGATTTGAATAATAGTGGAATGAGATTGAGGTTTACTCATTTGGTTTCCTGTAAATATTTAGGTGCATATAGCGGTTGAATAGTTTGCTAAGTTAAGATTGACTCTCGAACAAGTTGAGAGTTCAGTTTACTTAATTTAGTAATTAGTTAGTATTGCTTACATTAGCATTAGTTGCGGTTTATTTGAGTTATATTTTTTTATTATAATTGTTATATTTTCATTGGCAATTTTAGATTTTGGGAGCAATTTCTTTTTTTTTATTAAAAATTAGAGAAAAAGCTAATTTAGGCTTGAGATATAAATCGCGGCATAGCATTATCTTCTAAGGCGAAATTTAATTTATAACAATAGGGAACATGACTATGGTACAAAAGTGTTTATTTCCAGTAGCTGGCTACGGAACTCGATTTTTACCGGCAACAAAAGCTCAAGCAAAAGAGATGCTGCCAATTGTAAATAAGCCTTTGATTCAATATGGCGTAGAAGAAGCATTAGAAGCTGGAATGCAGCAAGTAGGTTTCGTAACAGGCAGAACGAAGCGTGCGATTGCAGATCACTTTGATATTTCATATGAATTAGAGAATGAAATTTCAGGTAGTAGTAAAGAGTGTTATTTAGAATCTATTCGTTACGTTATTAATCATGGTATTTTCTCTTATACCCGTCAACCAGAAATGAAGGGCTTAGGCCATGCTATTTTGTGTGGTGAGACATTAATTGGTAACAATCCGTTTGGGGTAATTTTAGCGGATGATTTATGCTTACCTGAAACCATAGGTGGCGAAGGTGTTATGTCACAAATGGCTAAAATTCATGAAGAAACTGGCTGTTCAGTGGTTGCATTAATGGAAGTACCTGAAGAAAACATTTCAAAATATGGTGTCATTGCAGGAGAAGACATTGGCGGCGGTCGATACCAAGTCAGTAATATGGTTGAAAAACCAGCAAAAGAAGATGCGCCATCTAACTTAGCTATTATTGGCCGTTACATACTAACACCTGATATTTTTGATATTATTCGCAGTACACCACCTGGCAAAAATGGTGAAATTCAATTAACAGATGCTCTTTTAGCGCAAGCTAAACAAGGTAAAGTTATTGGCTATAAATTTAAAGGCACACGTTTTGACTGTGGTAGTGTTGAAGGTTTTGTTGAAGCCACTAACTATGTATTTGAAAACATTTACTCTAAGTAATCTTAACTCGGTTTAATGACTCGGTTTAATGAATAGGTTTCAAACGGCATTTTTTTGCGGGG is a window encoding:
- a CDS encoding tryptophan halogenase family protein, whose amino-acid sequence is MDKTIQKVVIVGGGTAGWMTAAMLKKILGNTIEIELVESETIGIVGVGEATIPPIQIFNQVLGLNEAEFLKATQATIKLAIKFDNWRVNGESYYHTFGAPGKSLAFCPFHHFWLKGKALGIQDDIWQYDFNYWCAKHNKFAKLNAQDPVYDLPYAYHFDATLYGQYLRQFSENLKVKRTEGIIKKVNTNSATGYVETLQLENGELISGDLFVDCSGARGLLTHKTFNTGYEDWSHWLPCDKAVAVPSERFVQTLPYTRSIAHKAGWQWRIPLQHRNGNGLVYSSQYYTDDEAENLLLNNLESKPLAAPKFIQFRTGRTLKQWNRNVVAIGLSSGFLEPLESTSIYLIQSAIVRLLKLFPHQGINDELVGEYNRQSKLEYELIRDFIILHYHQNERTDSQFWLDMQRMDVPRRLKQKMALFKQNGSVFQDQLDIFLDSSWIQVMLGQGIEPNDYHPLVNAYSDEQLIQLLVNMRNAKANPVESISTHDEFLKSMV
- a CDS encoding tryptophan halogenase family protein; its protein translation is MDNKISPTAIKKRLVILGGGTAGWMAANLFAKELSEFFDIYVVESPEIGIVGVGEGSTPTLKRFFEMLNIAEFEWMAKCNATYKTNIRFTGWSPQSGVSNYSHPFTTQVDVFTKKAFQVNCLTRRLGLNVNTKPEDFFLNGVLAKQNKQPVSPEHFPFKIEYGYHFDSYLLGQFLKEHAIKLGVTHLQQKVIDVEQTVSGDIAALLPEQGSKIIGGFFVDCTGFASLLMQKTLNVGFKSFKDNLFNDSAVVVPSTMDDKALVETQSIALSNGWAWKIPLTNRYGNGYVYSSDFISAEQAQAELLNLVGESANQDKIKHLKMRVGQLEAHWKNNCIALGLSQGFIEPLEATALHLVQVSIELFIQHYKESESTQHQQNYNTKIKDRFERVRDYIVAHYKLNTRIDSEYWRANQANMVLSESLRHILDVWFRRGDIEKEIERQQLQTHFNAQSWHCLLSGYGAYPPLAKKQPALGKGDLYLEENIKSFLDRCALNF
- a CDS encoding DUF2750 domain-containing protein, which encodes MSEQLTSQQIEFAFYREVAENKMLYTIIDDKGIPTPTNSEGELVMPFWSNQQNALNFIEQSSGFNGFKVFEVDWETFSEKWIPGIAKDDLMVGLNWQQAEAENCVSEVELLLQGVVQCLKSQPIKRK
- the tusA gene encoding sulfurtransferase TusA; protein product: MNPFEQADHQLNALGLLCPEPVMMLRQAVRKMPTGETLLIKADDPSTTRDIPSFCRFMDHTLVAMQTNEKPYLFLIKKGTV
- a CDS encoding glycosyltransferase, with product MKKLLVIGYVWPEPNSSAAGRYMLNLLHFFIKLDYKIIFASPAAESDHRYPFEQLGIDKAEIKLNSSCFDDFITKLKPDVVLFDRFMMEEQFGWRVAKHCPKAIRMLDLEDLQSLRKARKTALKQQREADFSDFQSDIGLREIAAIWRVDLAFVISRYEMSLLINEFNLPEQKLFYLPFTLEKVPALSALVSFEQKQDFICIGNFRHEPNWDAVLYLKEHIWPKIRAQLKTAQLHIYGAYPPKKATQLHNEKQGFLVKGWAEDAMKVMQQAKICLAPLRFGAGLKGKLFEAMLAGTPSVTTSIGAEAMSAELPWPGAIYDDVDKFANAAVQLYQDETQFRACQAQGLDILATEYLSQAYFSQFEAKLEHLAEQLTQHRANNFIGNMLMHHSMKSTQYMAQWIEAKNK
- the panC gene encoding pantoate--beta-alanine ligase, which translates into the protein MQTINQITALRAQISDWKKQGLTIGFVPTMGNLHQGHLSLVEAAKAQADKIVVSIFVNPMQFGQNEDLDAYPRTLTDDSQALQALDVDLLFTPTPDIIYPKGLAKQTWVEVPELSNLYCGDSRPGHFQGVTTIVNKLFNLVQPDVACFGEKDFQQLALIKIMVEDLSIPVTVIGVPTVREKSGLAKSSRNGYLSAKEKQQAAVIYQTLTQLKTELEQGNKNFEQLSEQAQQKVKAAGLMPDYLRVLNRDTLQAATQHTRAFVIIAAAYLGKTRLIDNIQVELN
- the folK gene encoding 2-amino-4-hydroxy-6-hydroxymethyldihydropteridine diphosphokinase yields the protein MTLCYIGLGSNLANPLAQIKQATLALQALPSAADISVSSLYGSKPMGPQDQPDYVNAVVQLNWSASALELLDALQQIEQDHGRERKAERWGARTLDLDIILFGQQQIQNERLTVPHYGMKTREFVLYPLAELAPELTLPCGMELSQLLNQVPKNGLTLLTATAKYNQPILSHQ